The genomic region TCGGGCAGCCCGAGCAACGCGGCGAGGGAACGGGCGATCTCGGCGCGCAGCGGGCCGAGTTTGGGCCGGTCGAGCGTGATCACGAGCGCCACGTTACCCGGCGCGTATCCCCGCTCCCGCACCAGCGCCAGCGCCCGCGCCAGGATCAGGCGCGAGTCCATTCCCTGCCACTCGGCGGCGGTGTCGGGGAAATACTGCCCGATGTCGCCGAGCGCGAGCCCCGAGAGCAGCGCGTCGGCGAGGGCGTGCAGCGCCGCGTCCCCGTCCGAGTGGGCGACGGCCCCGTGCTCGGCGCCTGGGATGGTGACGCCGCCGAGCACGAGGGGCCGCCCCGGGGCAAGGCGGTGGGCGTCCTCGCCGAAGCCGACGCGGTAGGGAAGTGGGCGGGCGGGAGGCGTGCTCATCGCCGGCAGGATAAGGGCCAGTGGCTCAGCGGGTGAAGTCGTTCTCCGCGCTCAGGCCGCGCACCCAGGCCGCGATCAGGTCGATGCAGGCCCGCGCGTCGCGCTCGTCGATCATCTCGGACGGGCTGTGCATGTAGCGGTTGGGAATGCTGACCACGGCGGTCGGCACCCCGCCGCGGACCAGCGTCAGCGCGTCGGCGTCGGTGCCGGTGTAGCGCCCGCTCGCGCTGAGGGTGTAGGGAACGCCCTCGCGCGTGGCGGCCTCGGTGAGCTGGCGCAGCAGCGTGGGGTTATTCATCGGCCCCACCGAGAGGTTGGCGCCCGAGCCGAAAGGGGCGGCGCCGTACTTCTTCTTCTCCACGCCCGGCTGCTCGGTCTCGTGCGTCACGTCCACCGCGATCCCCGCCACCGGGTCGAGGCGGTAGCCGCTCACGTGTGCCCCGAAGACCCCGATCTCCTCCTGACTCGTGCCGACGGCCACCACCCGGTGCTTCAGGTCGAGGTCCTTGATCGCCCGCAGCGCTTCAAGCACGATAAATCCGCCGATGCGGTTGTCGATCGCCTTGCTCACCACCCGGTTTCCCACCATCAGCGCCGGCTGCTCGATCACGCCGTAGGTGCCCACCGGAACCTTCGCCGCCACCTCCTCCCCGTCGAGGCCGATGTCGATCCAGAGGTCTTCGATCTTGCTCGCCTTGGTGCGCTCTTCCTGGTCCATCACGTGAATGGCTTTCTTGCCGATCACCCCGAGCAGGTCGCCGCCCGGCGCGAGCAGCCGGATGCGCTGGCCGACAAGTACCTGCGGGTCCCAGCCGCCCACCGCGAGAAAGTGAATCCAGCCTTCCTTGCTCACGTGCGACACGATCAGCCCGATCTCGTCGAGGTGGCCCATCAGGGCGATAGTAGGGGCGCCCTCCGGGCCGAGCTCGGCGTAGACGTTGCCGTAGTGGTCT from Deinococcus reticulitermitis harbors:
- a CDS encoding M42 family metallopeptidase; this translates as MPDAQPAVNRDFLFSLLSQAAPSGCERRAADVWKKEAGTFARVSEDHYGNVYAELGPEGAPTIALMGHLDEIGLIVSHVSKEGWIHFLAVGGWDPQVLVGQRIRLLAPGGDLLGVIGKKAIHVMDQEERTKASKIEDLWIDIGLDGEEVAAKVPVGTYGVIEQPALMVGNRVVSKAIDNRIGGFIVLEALRAIKDLDLKHRVVAVGTSQEEIGVFGAHVSGYRLDPVAGIAVDVTHETEQPGVEKKKYGAAPFGSGANLSVGPMNNPTLLRQLTEAATREGVPYTLSASGRYTGTDADALTLVRGGVPTAVVSIPNRYMHSPSEMIDERDARACIDLIAAWVRGLSAENDFTR
- the ispF gene encoding 2-C-methyl-D-erythritol 2,4-cyclodiphosphate synthase, which translates into the protein MSTPPARPLPYRVGFGEDAHRLAPGRPLVLGGVTIPGAEHGAVAHSDGDAALHALADALLSGLALGDIGQYFPDTAAEWQGMDSRLILARALALVRERGYAPGNVALVITLDRPKLGPLRAEIARSLAALLGLPESDVGVSFKTSEGLAPAHVQARATVLLLRAAGEP